The following proteins come from a genomic window of Trifolium pratense cultivar HEN17-A07 linkage group LG4, ARS_RC_1.1, whole genome shotgun sequence:
- the LOC123921270 gene encoding ABC transporter B family member 2-like isoform X1 — protein MSRRGSRGKRVPLLKLFSFADFYDYVLMAVGSIGACIHGASVPVFFIFFGKIINVIGLAYLYPKEASHQVAKYALDFLYLSIVILFSSWAEVACWMHTGERQVAKMRMAYLSSMLNQDISLFDAESSTGDVISSITTDIIVVQEALSEKVGNFMHFVSRFIAGFIIGFFRVWQISIVTLAVVPLIAIAGGLYAYVTFGLIAKVRKSYLRAGEITQEVIGNVRTVQAFGGEQRAVISYKVALRNTYKNGRKAGLAKGLGLGSMHCVLFLSWALLVWFTSIIVHKGIANGGVAFTTMLNVVISGLSLGQATPDISAFIRAKTAAYPIFEMIERDTVSKNSSKNCRKLKKIDGHIQFINVCFNYPSRPDVAIFNNLCLEIPSGKVLALVGGSGSGKSTIISLIERFYEPISGQILLDRNDIKELDLKWLRHQIGLVNQEPALFATSIRENILYGKNDATPEELSRALELSNAHSFINNLPDGLDTQVGERGIQLSGGQKQRIAISRAIVKNPSILLLDEATSALDAESEKSVQEALDRVMIGRTTVIVAHRLSTIRNADMIAVVERGSIVETGNHEELISNSNSVYVSLVQGHPSPDPSLGQSSSIKNSVETSHTSIIGGSFRSDTTSNACADEAGSVEKPRHVSLIRLYSMIGPYWSYGVFGTLAAFTTGALMPLFALGISHALVSYYMDWDSTQHEVKKIAFLFCGAAIVAITAYTIEHLSFGIMGERLTLRVREIMISAILKNEIGWFDDTRNTSTMLSSRLETDATLLKTIVVDRSTILLQNVGLVVTSFIIAFFLNWRITLVVLATYPLIISGHIGEKLFMQGFGGNLSKAYLKANMLAGEAVSNIRTVAAFCAEEKIIGLYAHELVEPSKRSFRRGQIAGIFYGISQFFIFSSYGIALWYGSLLVQKDLSTFKSIMKSFMVLIVTALAMGETLALAPDLLKGNQMVSSIFDMIDRKSGIMYNVGEELTTVEGTIELRKINFSYPSRPNIVIFNDFNLIVPSRKSLALVGHSGSGKSSIISLILRFYDPTSGKVMIDGKDIKKMDLKSLRKHIGLVQQEPALFATSIYKNILYGKEEASESEVIEAAKLANAHNFISALPDGYKTKAGERGVQLSGGQKQRVAIARAVLRNPKILLLDEATSALDVESERVVQQALDKLMQNRTTIIVAHRLTTIRNADQISVLQDGKIIEQGTHSSLMENIEGAYFKLASLQQQPHVHNT, from the exons ATGTCAAGAAGAGGTTCAAGGGGGAAAAGGGTTCCATTGCTGAAGCTTTTCTCATTTGCTGACTTCTATGATTATGTCTTGATGGCCGTTGGATCAATTGGGGCATGTATTCATGGTGCATCTGTGCCTGTTTTCTTTATCTTCTTTGGAAAAATTATTAATGTCATAGGTTTGGCTTACCTTTATCCTAAAGAAGCTTCTCACCAAGTTGCCaag TATGCGTTGGATTTTCTATATCTAAGTATAGTAATATTGTTTTCATCATGGGCAG AGGTAGCTTGTTGGATGCATACCGGGGAACGTCAAGTAGCAAAgatgaggatggcatatttaagCTCAATGTTGAATCAAGATATAAGTCTTTTTGATGCTGAGTCATCAACTGGAGATGTTATTTCTTCTATTACAACTGACATCATTGTTGTTCAAGAAGCATTATCTGAGAAG GTTGGGAACTTTATGCACTTTGTAAGCCGATTTATAGCGGGCTTTATCATCGGCTTTTTCAGAGTTTGGCAGATCAGTATAGTGACACTTGCTGTTGTTCCTTTGATTGCTATTGCTGGAGGTCTTTATGCATATGTGACATTTGGGCTTATTGCAAAAGTTCGTAAATCATATCTAAGGGCAGGTGAAATCACTCAGGAG GTGATAGGAAATGTCAGAACCGTACAAGCATTTGGAGGAGAACAAAGAGCGGTGATATCATACAAAGTGGCTCTGAGGAACACATATAAGAATGGTCGAAAAGCAGGTTTAGCAAAGGGTCTAGGACTAGGCTCTATGCATTGTGTCCTTTTTCTATCATGGGCTCTGCTTGTTTGGTTTACCAGCATTATTGTTCACAAGGGCATCGCCAACGGTGGAGTGGCTTTCACTACCATGCTCAATGTGGTTATCTCTGGCCT GTCACTTGGGCAGGCAACACCCGACATTTCTGCATTTATCAGAGCAAAGACAGCAGCTTATCCCATTTTCGAGATGATAGAGAGAGACACAGTTAGCAAAAATAGCTCAAAAAATTGtcgaaaattaaaaaaaatagatggtCACATACAATTTATTAATGTCTGTTTCAATTACCCATCTCGCCCTGATGTTGCTATTTTCAACAATCTTTGTCTTGAGATTCCTTCAGGTAAAGTTTTGGCACTTGTAGGAGGGAGTGGTTCAGGAAAAAGTACAATTATATCGTTAATTGAGCGTTTCTATGAACCAATTTCTGGTCAAATTCTGTTAGATAGGAATGATATAAAAGAACTTGATCTTAAATGGCTTAGACATCAAATTGGACTAGTTAATCAAGAGCCTGCACTTTTTGCTACAAGCATAAGGGAGAACATATTGTATGGTAAAAATGATGCCACTCCTGAAGAACTAAGCCGTGCTTTGGAACTTTCTAATGCTCACTCTTTCATCAACAATCTTCCTGATGGATTAGATACTCAG GTTGGTGAGAGAGGAATACAATTATCAGGGGGACAAAAGCAGAGAATTGCAATATCTCGTGCGATAGTTAAAAATCCATCAATCCTTTTATTAGATGAAGCAACTAGTGCTCTAGATGCAGAATCTGAGAAAAGTGTACAAGAAGCTCTTGATCGTGTCATGATTGGTAGAACAACTGTGATAGTAGCACACAGACTTTCAACCATTAGAAATGCAGATATGATAGCTGTTGTTGAACGAGGGAGCATTGTGGAAACTGGAAATCATGAAGAGCTCATTTCCAACTCAAATAGTGTATATGTATCTCTTGTTCAAGGCCACCCTTCTCCGGATCCTAGCTTGGGACAGTCATCAAG CATAAAGAACTCGGTAGAAACATCCCATACATCAATTATTGGTGGTAGTTTTCGTTCAGATACTACTAGCAATGCATGTGCTGATGAAGCAGGAAGTGTTGAAAAGCCGAGGCATGTTTCATTAATAAGATTATATTCAATGATTGGTCCTTATTGGTCTTATGGAGTTTTTGGAACCTTGGCTGCTTTTACAACTGGTGCTCTTATGCCACTCTTTGCTCTTGGAATCTCTCATGCTCTTGTATCATATTATATGGATTGGGATAGCACACAACATGAAGTGAAAAAAATTGCTTTCCTCTTCTGTGGAGCAGCAATTGTAGCTATCACGGCCTATACCATTGAACATCTTTCTTTTGGAATCATGGGGGAACGACTTACCCTTCGTGTCAGGGAAATTATGATTTCTG ctattttgaagaatgaaatCGGTTGGTTTGATGATACGAGAAACACAAGTACTATGCTTTCATCACGTTTAGAGACAGATGCAACTTTGTTAAAAACTATAGTGGTGGACCGTTCTACAATTCTATTGCAGAATGTTGGCCTAGTTGTTACTTCATTTATTATTGCATTCTTTTTGAACTGGAGGATAACACTTGTTGTCTTGGCAACATATCCTTTGATAATTAGTGGTCACATTGGTGAG AAACTTTTCATGCAAGGATTTGGTGGCAACCTAAGCAAAGCATATCTAAAAGCAAACATGTTAGCTGGGGAGGCTGTTAGTAATATAAGGACTGTGGCTGCATTTTGTGCAGAAGAAAAGATTATTGGTCTTTATGCTCATGAGCTTGTTGAGCCATCCAAACGTTCATTCAGACGAGGCCAAATTGCTGGCATATTTTATGGCATTTCCCAGTTCTTTATTTTCTCATCTTATGGCATAGCCTTGTG GTATGGATCTTTATTGGTTCAAAAGGATCTTTCTACCTTTAAATCAATCATGAAGTCATTTATGGTTTTAATCGTAACAGCATTGGCTATGGGGGAAACTTTGGCACTTGCACCAGACCTTTTGAAAGGGAATCAAATGGTTTCATCAATTTTTGATATGATAGATAGAAAGTCAGGAATAATGTATAATGTTGGAGAAGAGTTGACGACAGTGGAAGGAACAATTGAGCTAAGAAAGATCAATTTTAGCTACCCTTCAAGACCAaacattgttatttttaatgatttcaATCTAATAGTTCCTTCAAGGAAGAGTCTTGCCTTGGTGGGGCACAGTGGTTCTGGTAAAAGCTCAATAATCTCACTTATACTTAGATTTTATGATCCAACATCTGGGAAGGTTATGATTGATG GAAAAGATATCAAGAAAATGGATTTGAAATCCCTAAGGAAGCATATTGGTCTAGTACAACAAGAACCAGCACTATTTGCAACATCAATTTATAAAAACATTCTTTATGGCAAAGAAGAAGCATCAGAATCAGAAGTGATTGAAGCAGCTAAACTAGCCAATGCTCATAACTTCATAAGTGCACTTCCTGATGGCTACAAAACCAAAGCAGGTGAGAGAGGAGTACAACTATCTGGTGGCCAAAAACAAAGGGTAGCCATTGCAAGGGCTGTTTTAAGAAACCCGAAAATATTACTTCTGGATGAAGCAACAAGTGCACTCGATGTAGAGTCGGAACGCGTTGTACAACAAGCTTTAGACAAGTTGATGCAAAATAGAACAACAATTATTGTGGCACATAGGCTAACTACAATAAGAAATGCAGATCAAATATCAGTTTTGCAGGATGGAAAGATTATTGAGCAAGGTACTCATTCAAGTCTTATGGAAAATATAGAGGGAGCTTATTTCAAATTAGCCAGCTTACAACAACAACCACATGTACATAATACATGA
- the LOC123921270 gene encoding ABC transporter B family member 2-like isoform X3 — MHFVSRFIAGFIIGFFRVWQISIVTLAVVPLIAIAGGLYAYVTFGLIAKVRKSYLRAGEITQEVIGNVRTVQAFGGEQRAVISYKVALRNTYKNGRKAGLAKGLGLGSMHCVLFLSWALLVWFTSIIVHKGIANGGVAFTTMLNVVISGLSLGQATPDISAFIRAKTAAYPIFEMIERDTVSKNSSKNCRKLKKIDGHIQFINVCFNYPSRPDVAIFNNLCLEIPSGKVLALVGGSGSGKSTIISLIERFYEPISGQILLDRNDIKELDLKWLRHQIGLVNQEPALFATSIRENILYGKNDATPEELSRALELSNAHSFINNLPDGLDTQVGERGIQLSGGQKQRIAISRAIVKNPSILLLDEATSALDAESEKSVQEALDRVMIGRTTVIVAHRLSTIRNADMIAVVERGSIVETGNHEELISNSNSVYVSLVQGHPSPDPSLGQSSSIKNSVETSHTSIIGGSFRSDTTSNACADEAGSVEKPRHVSLIRLYSMIGPYWSYGVFGTLAAFTTGALMPLFALGISHALVSYYMDWDSTQHEVKKIAFLFCGAAIVAITAYTIEHLSFGIMGERLTLRVREIMISAILKNEIGWFDDTRNTSTMLSSRLETDATLLKTIVVDRSTILLQNVGLVVTSFIIAFFLNWRITLVVLATYPLIISGHIGEKLFMQGFGGNLSKAYLKANMLAGEAVSNIRTVAAFCAEEKIIGLYAHELVEPSKRSFRRGQIAGIFYGISQFFIFSSYGIALWYGSLLVQKDLSTFKSIMKSFMVLIVTALAMGETLALAPDLLKGNQMVSSIFDMIDRKSGIMYNVGEELTTVEGTIELRKINFSYPSRPNIVIFNDFNLIVPSRKSLALVGHSGSGKSSIISLILRFYDPTSGKVMIDGKDIKKMDLKSLRKHIGLVQQEPALFATSIYKNILYGKEEASESEVIEAAKLANAHNFISALPDGYKTKAGERGVQLSGGQKQRVAIARAVLRNPKILLLDEATSALDVESERVVQQALDKLMQNRTTIIVAHRLTTIRNADQISVLQDGKIIEQGTHSSLMENIEGAYFKLASLQQQPHVHNT; from the exons ATGCACTTTGTAAGCCGATTTATAGCGGGCTTTATCATCGGCTTTTTCAGAGTTTGGCAGATCAGTATAGTGACACTTGCTGTTGTTCCTTTGATTGCTATTGCTGGAGGTCTTTATGCATATGTGACATTTGGGCTTATTGCAAAAGTTCGTAAATCATATCTAAGGGCAGGTGAAATCACTCAGGAG GTGATAGGAAATGTCAGAACCGTACAAGCATTTGGAGGAGAACAAAGAGCGGTGATATCATACAAAGTGGCTCTGAGGAACACATATAAGAATGGTCGAAAAGCAGGTTTAGCAAAGGGTCTAGGACTAGGCTCTATGCATTGTGTCCTTTTTCTATCATGGGCTCTGCTTGTTTGGTTTACCAGCATTATTGTTCACAAGGGCATCGCCAACGGTGGAGTGGCTTTCACTACCATGCTCAATGTGGTTATCTCTGGCCT GTCACTTGGGCAGGCAACACCCGACATTTCTGCATTTATCAGAGCAAAGACAGCAGCTTATCCCATTTTCGAGATGATAGAGAGAGACACAGTTAGCAAAAATAGCTCAAAAAATTGtcgaaaattaaaaaaaatagatggtCACATACAATTTATTAATGTCTGTTTCAATTACCCATCTCGCCCTGATGTTGCTATTTTCAACAATCTTTGTCTTGAGATTCCTTCAGGTAAAGTTTTGGCACTTGTAGGAGGGAGTGGTTCAGGAAAAAGTACAATTATATCGTTAATTGAGCGTTTCTATGAACCAATTTCTGGTCAAATTCTGTTAGATAGGAATGATATAAAAGAACTTGATCTTAAATGGCTTAGACATCAAATTGGACTAGTTAATCAAGAGCCTGCACTTTTTGCTACAAGCATAAGGGAGAACATATTGTATGGTAAAAATGATGCCACTCCTGAAGAACTAAGCCGTGCTTTGGAACTTTCTAATGCTCACTCTTTCATCAACAATCTTCCTGATGGATTAGATACTCAG GTTGGTGAGAGAGGAATACAATTATCAGGGGGACAAAAGCAGAGAATTGCAATATCTCGTGCGATAGTTAAAAATCCATCAATCCTTTTATTAGATGAAGCAACTAGTGCTCTAGATGCAGAATCTGAGAAAAGTGTACAAGAAGCTCTTGATCGTGTCATGATTGGTAGAACAACTGTGATAGTAGCACACAGACTTTCAACCATTAGAAATGCAGATATGATAGCTGTTGTTGAACGAGGGAGCATTGTGGAAACTGGAAATCATGAAGAGCTCATTTCCAACTCAAATAGTGTATATGTATCTCTTGTTCAAGGCCACCCTTCTCCGGATCCTAGCTTGGGACAGTCATCAAG CATAAAGAACTCGGTAGAAACATCCCATACATCAATTATTGGTGGTAGTTTTCGTTCAGATACTACTAGCAATGCATGTGCTGATGAAGCAGGAAGTGTTGAAAAGCCGAGGCATGTTTCATTAATAAGATTATATTCAATGATTGGTCCTTATTGGTCTTATGGAGTTTTTGGAACCTTGGCTGCTTTTACAACTGGTGCTCTTATGCCACTCTTTGCTCTTGGAATCTCTCATGCTCTTGTATCATATTATATGGATTGGGATAGCACACAACATGAAGTGAAAAAAATTGCTTTCCTCTTCTGTGGAGCAGCAATTGTAGCTATCACGGCCTATACCATTGAACATCTTTCTTTTGGAATCATGGGGGAACGACTTACCCTTCGTGTCAGGGAAATTATGATTTCTG ctattttgaagaatgaaatCGGTTGGTTTGATGATACGAGAAACACAAGTACTATGCTTTCATCACGTTTAGAGACAGATGCAACTTTGTTAAAAACTATAGTGGTGGACCGTTCTACAATTCTATTGCAGAATGTTGGCCTAGTTGTTACTTCATTTATTATTGCATTCTTTTTGAACTGGAGGATAACACTTGTTGTCTTGGCAACATATCCTTTGATAATTAGTGGTCACATTGGTGAG AAACTTTTCATGCAAGGATTTGGTGGCAACCTAAGCAAAGCATATCTAAAAGCAAACATGTTAGCTGGGGAGGCTGTTAGTAATATAAGGACTGTGGCTGCATTTTGTGCAGAAGAAAAGATTATTGGTCTTTATGCTCATGAGCTTGTTGAGCCATCCAAACGTTCATTCAGACGAGGCCAAATTGCTGGCATATTTTATGGCATTTCCCAGTTCTTTATTTTCTCATCTTATGGCATAGCCTTGTG GTATGGATCTTTATTGGTTCAAAAGGATCTTTCTACCTTTAAATCAATCATGAAGTCATTTATGGTTTTAATCGTAACAGCATTGGCTATGGGGGAAACTTTGGCACTTGCACCAGACCTTTTGAAAGGGAATCAAATGGTTTCATCAATTTTTGATATGATAGATAGAAAGTCAGGAATAATGTATAATGTTGGAGAAGAGTTGACGACAGTGGAAGGAACAATTGAGCTAAGAAAGATCAATTTTAGCTACCCTTCAAGACCAaacattgttatttttaatgatttcaATCTAATAGTTCCTTCAAGGAAGAGTCTTGCCTTGGTGGGGCACAGTGGTTCTGGTAAAAGCTCAATAATCTCACTTATACTTAGATTTTATGATCCAACATCTGGGAAGGTTATGATTGATG GAAAAGATATCAAGAAAATGGATTTGAAATCCCTAAGGAAGCATATTGGTCTAGTACAACAAGAACCAGCACTATTTGCAACATCAATTTATAAAAACATTCTTTATGGCAAAGAAGAAGCATCAGAATCAGAAGTGATTGAAGCAGCTAAACTAGCCAATGCTCATAACTTCATAAGTGCACTTCCTGATGGCTACAAAACCAAAGCAGGTGAGAGAGGAGTACAACTATCTGGTGGCCAAAAACAAAGGGTAGCCATTGCAAGGGCTGTTTTAAGAAACCCGAAAATATTACTTCTGGATGAAGCAACAAGTGCACTCGATGTAGAGTCGGAACGCGTTGTACAACAAGCTTTAGACAAGTTGATGCAAAATAGAACAACAATTATTGTGGCACATAGGCTAACTACAATAAGAAATGCAGATCAAATATCAGTTTTGCAGGATGGAAAGATTATTGAGCAAGGTACTCATTCAAGTCTTATGGAAAATATAGAGGGAGCTTATTTCAAATTAGCCAGCTTACAACAACAACCACATGTACATAATACATGA
- the LOC123921270 gene encoding ABC transporter B family member 2-like isoform X2, translating to MVGNFMHFVSRFIAGFIIGFFRVWQISIVTLAVVPLIAIAGGLYAYVTFGLIAKVRKSYLRAGEITQEVIGNVRTVQAFGGEQRAVISYKVALRNTYKNGRKAGLAKGLGLGSMHCVLFLSWALLVWFTSIIVHKGIANGGVAFTTMLNVVISGLSLGQATPDISAFIRAKTAAYPIFEMIERDTVSKNSSKNCRKLKKIDGHIQFINVCFNYPSRPDVAIFNNLCLEIPSGKVLALVGGSGSGKSTIISLIERFYEPISGQILLDRNDIKELDLKWLRHQIGLVNQEPALFATSIRENILYGKNDATPEELSRALELSNAHSFINNLPDGLDTQVGERGIQLSGGQKQRIAISRAIVKNPSILLLDEATSALDAESEKSVQEALDRVMIGRTTVIVAHRLSTIRNADMIAVVERGSIVETGNHEELISNSNSVYVSLVQGHPSPDPSLGQSSSIKNSVETSHTSIIGGSFRSDTTSNACADEAGSVEKPRHVSLIRLYSMIGPYWSYGVFGTLAAFTTGALMPLFALGISHALVSYYMDWDSTQHEVKKIAFLFCGAAIVAITAYTIEHLSFGIMGERLTLRVREIMISAILKNEIGWFDDTRNTSTMLSSRLETDATLLKTIVVDRSTILLQNVGLVVTSFIIAFFLNWRITLVVLATYPLIISGHIGEKLFMQGFGGNLSKAYLKANMLAGEAVSNIRTVAAFCAEEKIIGLYAHELVEPSKRSFRRGQIAGIFYGISQFFIFSSYGIALWYGSLLVQKDLSTFKSIMKSFMVLIVTALAMGETLALAPDLLKGNQMVSSIFDMIDRKSGIMYNVGEELTTVEGTIELRKINFSYPSRPNIVIFNDFNLIVPSRKSLALVGHSGSGKSSIISLILRFYDPTSGKVMIDGKDIKKMDLKSLRKHIGLVQQEPALFATSIYKNILYGKEEASESEVIEAAKLANAHNFISALPDGYKTKAGERGVQLSGGQKQRVAIARAVLRNPKILLLDEATSALDVESERVVQQALDKLMQNRTTIIVAHRLTTIRNADQISVLQDGKIIEQGTHSSLMENIEGAYFKLASLQQQPHVHNT from the exons ATG GTTGGGAACTTTATGCACTTTGTAAGCCGATTTATAGCGGGCTTTATCATCGGCTTTTTCAGAGTTTGGCAGATCAGTATAGTGACACTTGCTGTTGTTCCTTTGATTGCTATTGCTGGAGGTCTTTATGCATATGTGACATTTGGGCTTATTGCAAAAGTTCGTAAATCATATCTAAGGGCAGGTGAAATCACTCAGGAG GTGATAGGAAATGTCAGAACCGTACAAGCATTTGGAGGAGAACAAAGAGCGGTGATATCATACAAAGTGGCTCTGAGGAACACATATAAGAATGGTCGAAAAGCAGGTTTAGCAAAGGGTCTAGGACTAGGCTCTATGCATTGTGTCCTTTTTCTATCATGGGCTCTGCTTGTTTGGTTTACCAGCATTATTGTTCACAAGGGCATCGCCAACGGTGGAGTGGCTTTCACTACCATGCTCAATGTGGTTATCTCTGGCCT GTCACTTGGGCAGGCAACACCCGACATTTCTGCATTTATCAGAGCAAAGACAGCAGCTTATCCCATTTTCGAGATGATAGAGAGAGACACAGTTAGCAAAAATAGCTCAAAAAATTGtcgaaaattaaaaaaaatagatggtCACATACAATTTATTAATGTCTGTTTCAATTACCCATCTCGCCCTGATGTTGCTATTTTCAACAATCTTTGTCTTGAGATTCCTTCAGGTAAAGTTTTGGCACTTGTAGGAGGGAGTGGTTCAGGAAAAAGTACAATTATATCGTTAATTGAGCGTTTCTATGAACCAATTTCTGGTCAAATTCTGTTAGATAGGAATGATATAAAAGAACTTGATCTTAAATGGCTTAGACATCAAATTGGACTAGTTAATCAAGAGCCTGCACTTTTTGCTACAAGCATAAGGGAGAACATATTGTATGGTAAAAATGATGCCACTCCTGAAGAACTAAGCCGTGCTTTGGAACTTTCTAATGCTCACTCTTTCATCAACAATCTTCCTGATGGATTAGATACTCAG GTTGGTGAGAGAGGAATACAATTATCAGGGGGACAAAAGCAGAGAATTGCAATATCTCGTGCGATAGTTAAAAATCCATCAATCCTTTTATTAGATGAAGCAACTAGTGCTCTAGATGCAGAATCTGAGAAAAGTGTACAAGAAGCTCTTGATCGTGTCATGATTGGTAGAACAACTGTGATAGTAGCACACAGACTTTCAACCATTAGAAATGCAGATATGATAGCTGTTGTTGAACGAGGGAGCATTGTGGAAACTGGAAATCATGAAGAGCTCATTTCCAACTCAAATAGTGTATATGTATCTCTTGTTCAAGGCCACCCTTCTCCGGATCCTAGCTTGGGACAGTCATCAAG CATAAAGAACTCGGTAGAAACATCCCATACATCAATTATTGGTGGTAGTTTTCGTTCAGATACTACTAGCAATGCATGTGCTGATGAAGCAGGAAGTGTTGAAAAGCCGAGGCATGTTTCATTAATAAGATTATATTCAATGATTGGTCCTTATTGGTCTTATGGAGTTTTTGGAACCTTGGCTGCTTTTACAACTGGTGCTCTTATGCCACTCTTTGCTCTTGGAATCTCTCATGCTCTTGTATCATATTATATGGATTGGGATAGCACACAACATGAAGTGAAAAAAATTGCTTTCCTCTTCTGTGGAGCAGCAATTGTAGCTATCACGGCCTATACCATTGAACATCTTTCTTTTGGAATCATGGGGGAACGACTTACCCTTCGTGTCAGGGAAATTATGATTTCTG ctattttgaagaatgaaatCGGTTGGTTTGATGATACGAGAAACACAAGTACTATGCTTTCATCACGTTTAGAGACAGATGCAACTTTGTTAAAAACTATAGTGGTGGACCGTTCTACAATTCTATTGCAGAATGTTGGCCTAGTTGTTACTTCATTTATTATTGCATTCTTTTTGAACTGGAGGATAACACTTGTTGTCTTGGCAACATATCCTTTGATAATTAGTGGTCACATTGGTGAG AAACTTTTCATGCAAGGATTTGGTGGCAACCTAAGCAAAGCATATCTAAAAGCAAACATGTTAGCTGGGGAGGCTGTTAGTAATATAAGGACTGTGGCTGCATTTTGTGCAGAAGAAAAGATTATTGGTCTTTATGCTCATGAGCTTGTTGAGCCATCCAAACGTTCATTCAGACGAGGCCAAATTGCTGGCATATTTTATGGCATTTCCCAGTTCTTTATTTTCTCATCTTATGGCATAGCCTTGTG GTATGGATCTTTATTGGTTCAAAAGGATCTTTCTACCTTTAAATCAATCATGAAGTCATTTATGGTTTTAATCGTAACAGCATTGGCTATGGGGGAAACTTTGGCACTTGCACCAGACCTTTTGAAAGGGAATCAAATGGTTTCATCAATTTTTGATATGATAGATAGAAAGTCAGGAATAATGTATAATGTTGGAGAAGAGTTGACGACAGTGGAAGGAACAATTGAGCTAAGAAAGATCAATTTTAGCTACCCTTCAAGACCAaacattgttatttttaatgatttcaATCTAATAGTTCCTTCAAGGAAGAGTCTTGCCTTGGTGGGGCACAGTGGTTCTGGTAAAAGCTCAATAATCTCACTTATACTTAGATTTTATGATCCAACATCTGGGAAGGTTATGATTGATG GAAAAGATATCAAGAAAATGGATTTGAAATCCCTAAGGAAGCATATTGGTCTAGTACAACAAGAACCAGCACTATTTGCAACATCAATTTATAAAAACATTCTTTATGGCAAAGAAGAAGCATCAGAATCAGAAGTGATTGAAGCAGCTAAACTAGCCAATGCTCATAACTTCATAAGTGCACTTCCTGATGGCTACAAAACCAAAGCAGGTGAGAGAGGAGTACAACTATCTGGTGGCCAAAAACAAAGGGTAGCCATTGCAAGGGCTGTTTTAAGAAACCCGAAAATATTACTTCTGGATGAAGCAACAAGTGCACTCGATGTAGAGTCGGAACGCGTTGTACAACAAGCTTTAGACAAGTTGATGCAAAATAGAACAACAATTATTGTGGCACATAGGCTAACTACAATAAGAAATGCAGATCAAATATCAGTTTTGCAGGATGGAAAGATTATTGAGCAAGGTACTCATTCAAGTCTTATGGAAAATATAGAGGGAGCTTATTTCAAATTAGCCAGCTTACAACAACAACCACATGTACATAATACATGA